From the Butyrivibrio fibrisolvens genome, one window contains:
- a CDS encoding glycosyltransferase family 2 protein — protein sequence MSDTLFIIVPAYNESANIENFINDWYPVIENHNTSGQSRLVIINDGSKDNTEEILKKCAANRPLLVPLTKPNGGHGDTLLFGYSYAIEHGADYIFQTDSDGQTLPSEFDSFWEDRNKFDAIFGNRTDRKDGSSRIFVEKTLCFILRMIFGIKVPDANAPFRLMKSSTIAKYINKMPQHYNLPNVMLVTYCKYYNDRITFKPITFRPRQGGVNSINIKSIVKIGQKALKDFKEMKKAM from the coding sequence ATGAGCGACACATTATTTATAATCGTACCTGCATACAATGAATCTGCGAACATTGAAAATTTTATAAATGACTGGTATCCGGTAATTGAAAATCATAATACATCAGGTCAGTCCAGACTTGTGATCATAAATGATGGAAGTAAAGATAATACTGAAGAGATATTAAAAAAGTGCGCAGCTAACAGGCCGCTTCTCGTACCACTTACCAAGCCCAATGGCGGCCACGGCGATACGCTTTTGTTCGGATACTCATATGCGATAGAACATGGCGCTGACTACATCTTCCAGACAGATTCAGATGGTCAGACTCTTCCTTCAGAATTCGATAGTTTCTGGGAAGACAGAAACAAATTCGATGCAATCTTTGGAAATCGTACAGATAGAAAAGATGGAAGTTCGAGAATATTTGTTGAAAAGACACTTTGTTTCATCCTACGTATGATATTTGGTATCAAGGTTCCTGATGCAAATGCGCCATTTAGACTTATGAAGTCTTCAACTATAGCCAAGTACATCAATAAGATGCCTCAGCACTATAATCTTCCAAACGTAATGCTGGTCACATATTGTAAGTACTACAATGACAGGATTACATTCAAACCCATAACTTTCCGTCCAAGACAGGGTGGCGTCAATTCGATCAACATAAAAAGCATCGTAAAGATAGGCCAGAAAGCCCTAAAAGACTTCAAAGAAATGAAGAAAGCTATGTAA
- a CDS encoding DUF6056 family protein — MKNLAPLIDRIKSLKRKDVCYIIAVFFLILTIVPIFIASGYAVLSADDFSAMKSIRDAEGGILLVKIINTVKRLYFQWSAGYGGIIIEYTIAWFIMKSRRVVGISLIISFIILLVSLRLFIKCFMDYFNIKSGERHISFWVYVCILVPFLGFNAYPEVMYWFVGNLSYDLSISINLLVISFMMIIDKKNRDTNGKGKKWLYIPAVLLALLMGGMSIQSGLPACFFMLILNLDQIRRHKRIVPAYAIPSIMAVIGYAIHVFAPGNFVRHDTLDSTGLHPLSAIHYSIYTTADELSAAFHNPYLLIGLVIMLFLGIKSSKDLKISGYKFTFTLIISFIMMVSTCFTVLLGYSATGIEALPVRCLFVFDFVTYTCLVVCAFACGVYIKRWSGLSVSPDLKVATAAIIVAIAFTHASVMFSDASWKNMLSDIAHGKISDYNKSVNEILDTIENSPEADVVIDTLPECPESFNPFFITSDPYDWYNTAVSDYYGKNSVRTDH, encoded by the coding sequence TTGAAGAATTTAGCACCCTTAATAGATAGAATTAAATCATTAAAGAGAAAGGATGTCTGCTATATCATAGCAGTTTTTTTTCTCATACTGACTATAGTCCCGATCTTCATAGCATCAGGCTATGCGGTACTATCAGCAGATGACTTCTCCGCTATGAAGAGTATCAGAGATGCAGAGGGCGGTATACTTCTTGTTAAGATAATAAATACTGTAAAGAGGCTGTATTTTCAGTGGTCGGCAGGCTATGGCGGCATCATCATTGAGTATACAATCGCCTGGTTCATTATGAAGAGTAGGAGAGTTGTTGGTATCAGTCTTATCATTTCCTTCATAATCCTTCTTGTATCGCTTCGCCTTTTCATTAAGTGTTTCATGGACTACTTCAATATTAAGTCCGGCGAAAGGCATATCAGTTTCTGGGTATATGTATGTATTCTGGTTCCATTCCTTGGATTTAACGCATATCCTGAAGTTATGTACTGGTTTGTAGGCAATCTGTCTTATGACCTTTCTATCAGTATCAACTTGCTTGTGATCTCATTCATGATGATCATTGACAAGAAGAATAGAGATACTAATGGTAAAGGGAAAAAGTGGTTATACATCCCTGCAGTACTTCTTGCCCTTCTTATGGGAGGTATGTCCATTCAGTCAGGACTTCCGGCATGCTTTTTCATGCTTATACTTAACCTTGACCAGATAAGACGTCATAAGAGGATAGTACCTGCATATGCGATTCCTTCTATCATGGCTGTTATCGGATATGCTATTCATGTATTTGCTCCTGGCAATTTCGTAAGGCATGATACGCTGGACTCTACAGGACTTCATCCGCTGAGCGCAATCCATTACAGCATATATACAACAGCTGATGAGCTTTCAGCAGCATTCCATAACCCATATCTTCTTATCGGTCTTGTGATCATGCTCTTTCTTGGCATTAAGTCTTCTAAAGACCTTAAGATAAGCGGATATAAGTTTACATTTACTCTTATCATCTCTTTTATCATGATGGTGTCCACATGCTTTACAGTGCTTCTAGGCTATAGTGCAACAGGCATTGAGGCGCTCCCTGTAAGATGCCTGTTTGTATTTGATTTTGTTACATATACATGCCTTGTGGTATGCGCATTTGCATGCGGAGTTTATATTAAGAGATGGAGCGGACTGTCCGTATCACCTGATCTTAAGGTTGCGACAGCTGCTATTATCGTAGCTATCGCATTTACCCATGCTTCCGTAATGTTCTCTGATGCATCCTGGAAGAATATGTTGTCAGATATTGCTCATGGCAAGATAAGTGACTATAATAAATCAGTTAATGAGATTCTCGATACTATAGAGAATTCACCGGAAGCAGACGTTGTGATAGATACACTTCCTGAATGCCCTGAGTCGTTCAATCCTTTCTTCATAACAAGTGATCCATATGACTGGTACAATACCGCTGTATCGGATTATTATGGCAAGAATTCTGTAAGGACTGATCATTAA